In one Lycium barbarum isolate Lr01 chromosome 7, ASM1917538v2, whole genome shotgun sequence genomic region, the following are encoded:
- the LOC132604569 gene encoding nicotine N-demethylase CYP82E4-like, with protein sequence MEDHIFSHFNAILIFISLTLFSIFIWKITKPCKLSKPQHPFPPEISGGWPVIGHLLQFSGNDNIPLSRKLAFLADKYGSVFTFRLGLPRILVVSSYDAVRDCLNTNDKVFSDRPASLAGEYIGYNNAMLFLASYGTYWRKIRKIVIKEVLSSSRLEKLKNVRVSEVQMSIKELYSLFQVTRENLDIPVTGDNLDTLVNCDDQSIVSQVRTGKGRMYGELKPTFPVTGDNLHSVTGDKYQVIGDHSPVTGDNVKFPVTRDSFPVKVNLTNWIEKLTLSLIVKMIAGKSYGRLNERVEDEEEAERFKKALKDFMYISMEFVLWDAFPIPLFKWIDFQGHVKFMKRTFKDIDCVLQNWLDEHVEKRKSADVVAGNEQDFIDVMLSMMNHEDFADSYTRETTIKATALSMVLDASDTTAIHLNWVMAILLNHRDVMKKVQEELDTKVGRNRWVEESDIKNLVYFQAVVKETLRLYPPAPLLVPHESVEDCIVQGYHVPKGTRLWVNTMKLQRDPKIWSNPDTFDPERFLTSQVGVDVRGQQYEFIPFGSGRRSCPGITYATQVTHLAIAHLLQGFDFSTPSNQPLDMKEGLGMTMRKVNPIEVLITPRLPSVLYQY encoded by the exons ATGGAAGATCATATTTTCTCTCATTTTAATGCAATTTTAATATTCATATCTTTAACTCTTTTCTCCATATTCATATGGAAAATAACAAAACCATGCAAACTTTCAAAACCTCAACACCCTTTTCCACCAGAAATCTCCGGTGGCTGGCCGGTAATAGGTCATCTCCTCCAATTTTCCGGCAACGACAACATCCCTTTATCGCGAAAACTCGCATTTTTAGCGGATAAATATGGCTCGGTTTTCACTTTCCGGTTAGGTCTACCTCGTATATTAGTCGTTAGTAGTTATGATGCTGTTAGAGATTGTTTGAATACTAATGATAAAGTATTTTCTGACCGGCCAGCGAGTTTGGCCGGTGAATATATTGGTTATAATAATGCTATGCTGTTTTTAGCTAGTTATGGTACTTACTGGAGAAAAATTCGAAAAATTGTAATAAAGGAAGTTTTATCAAGTAGCAGGttagaaaaattgaaaaatgttAGAGTTTCTGAAGTTCAAATGAGTATTAAAGAGCTTTACTCTTTGTTTCAAGTCACCAGAGAAAATCTTGATATTCCAGTCACCGGAGATAATTTGGATACTCTGGTCAACTGCGATGACCAGAGTATAGTCTCACAAGTGAGGACTGGGAAAGGTAGGATGTACGGAGAACTTAAACCCACCTTCCCGGTCACCGGAGATAATTTGCATTCGGTGACCGGAGATAAGTATCAGGTGATCGGAGATCATTCCCCGGTCACCGGAGATAATGTTAAATTTCCGGTGACCAGAGATAGTTTTCCGGTAAAAGTTAATCTTACTAACTGGATAGAAAAGTTGACTTTGAGCTTGATAGTCAAAATGATAGCTGGAAAAAGCTATGGAAGGCTTAATGAAAGAgtagaagatgaagaagaagcagAAAGATTTAAGAAAGCTTTAAAGGATTTTATGTATATTTCAATGGAGTTTGTGTTATGGGATGCATTTCCTATTCCTTTATTCAAATGGATTGATTTTCAAGGGCATGTTAAGTTTATGAAAAGGACATTTAAAGATATTGATTGTGTTTTACAAAATTGGTTGGATGAACATGTGGAGAAGAGAAAAAGTGCTGATGTTGTCGCTGGAAATGAACAAGATTTTATTGATGTGATGCTTTCTATGATGAACCATGAAGATTTTGCAGATAGTTATACCAGAGAAACCACCATTAAAGCTACAGCTCTG AGTATGGTGTTGGATGCATCAGACACGACTGCAATTCACTTAAATTGGGTAATGGCTATATTGTTAAACCATAGGGATGTCATGAAGAAAGTCCAAGAAGAGCTAGACACAAAAGTTGGCAGAAACAGATGGGTAGAAGAGAGTGATATCAAGAATTTGGTGTACTTCCAAGCTGTCGTTAAAGAAACACTGCGATTATATCCACCAGCACCTTTGTTAGTACCCCATGAATCTGTAGAGGATTGCATTGTACAAGGATACCATGTTCCGAAAGGTACAAGATTGTGGGTCAATACTATGAAACTGCAACGAGATCCTAAGATTTGGTCGAATCCTGATACATTTGATCCAGAGAGATTCTTGACTAGTCAAGTAGGGGTTGATGTTCGCGGTCAACAATATGAGTTCATCCCGTTTGGCTCTGGGAGACGATCTTGTCCAGGGATCACGTATGCAACTCAAGTGACACACCTTGCAATAGCTCATTTACTTCAAGGTTTTGATTTTAGTACACCGTCGAACCAGCCTTTGGATATGAAAGAAGGTTTAGGCATGACCATGCGCAAAGTAAATCCTATAGAAGTGTTGATTACGCCTCGCTTGCCTTCTGTACTCTATCAATACTAA
- the LOC132601984 gene encoding pentatricopeptide repeat-containing protein At3g14330-like — protein sequence MGRIDLSQKTFDRTENRDVASWNTMILGHGMLGDLHNAIDMFEAMREDGVEHDSVSYIAVLSACSHGGLVDKGKKYFNDMLARNIEPSQVHYACIIDLLGRSGLMDEAINLITGLPFEPDSNVWAALLRACRLHGNVDLGSWAAEHLFKLQPHHPGYYALLSNMYAEAGRWGEADSVRELMKLRGVKKNPGCSWVQIQDKVHAFIVGQRLEGLDPCSSLENIG from the coding sequence ATGGGACGGATTGATCTTTCTCAGAAGACTTTTGATAGGACTGAGAACAGAGATGTAGCGTCATGGAATACTATGATTTTAGGTCACGGGATGCTTGGTGATTTACATAATGCAATTGATATGTTTGAAGCCATGCGAGAGGATGGTGTTGAACACGATTCAGTCTCATATATTGCAGTTCTATCAGCATGTAGTCACGGAGGACTAGTTGATAAGGGAAAGAAATACTTTAATGACATGCTTGCTCGTAACATTGAACCATCACAGGTGCACTATGCTTGCATAATTGATCTTCTTGGTCGTTCTGGGCTTATGGATGAGGCTATTAACCTTATTACTGGTCTACCATTTGAACCGGATTCCAATGTTTGGGCTGCGCTCCTTAGAGCATGCAGACTCCATGGAAATGTCGACTTGGGTTCTTGGGCGGCCGAGCATTTATTTAAGCTGCAGCCGCATCATCCTGGGTACTATGCTCTGCTCTCAAATATGTACGCTGAAGCAGGCCGGTGGGGTGAAGCTGATAGTGTCAGAGAGTTGATGAAGTTGAGGGGAGTGAAGAAAAACCCTGGATGTAGTTGGGTTCAAATTCAAGACAAGGTGCATGCTTTTATTGTTGGACAAAGACTGGAAGGATTGGATCCATGTTCATCGCTTGAGAACATTGGTTAA
- the LOC132601985 gene encoding F-box/kelch-repeat protein At3g23880-like: MAELPNEITTIILSNLPVKSLLRFKCVSKSWFCLIWCPNLKLSNQGRQGAIVMRSTRAAIQRPSFKFVNQQLTLEEVNYPLWDDDEIYEQSCKILGSCRGLILFNVNEHIYLWNPATRLCTKVLELDDLRGDYITHGGLCFDSSKDAYKIVLIMCSYIPGRQLVKIASLVDKQWRKLKFPYDIHSMRCVITLHGRLHYWASDEDDNKDGNNELHESIWGPLCCPRKLTYFDPISEKFHMFPVPEPKSDQEENVIAGLGVLNECLCMTRLQDDKSVEILVMKEYGVKESWASLFFIRNLEIMPSCEDAVPFSVMETGEIVLIIDGHPKRVVVYNPKNDNMRVILVEGEAEYITYEESLISPEECDYDWSELQECFLVF, encoded by the coding sequence ATGGCTGAGTTACCCAACGAAATCACTACGATTATACTCTCGAATTTACCAGTGAAATCCCTCTTACGGTTCAAGTGTGTTTCTAAGTCGTGGTTTTGTTTGATTTGGTGTCCAAATTTGAAGCTGTCGAATCAAGGACGACAAGGAGCGATCGTCATGCGTTCAACAAGAGCAGCAATACAGAGACCTTCCTTCAAATTCGTAAACCAACAACTCACTTTGGAAGAAGTCAATTATCCTTTATGGGACGATGATGAGATTTATGAACAAAGTTGTAAGATTTTGGGTTCTTGTCGTGGTCTTATACTATTTAATGTAAACGAACACATTTACTTGTGGAATCCTGCCACTCGATTATGCACCAAGGTGCTCGAGCTTGACGACTTGCGAGGTGACTATATTACACATGGGGGACTTTGTTTCGACTCCTCCAAGGACGCTTACAAGATTGTGCTGATTATGTGCTCTTATATCCCAGGTCGTCAGCTTGTTAAAATTGCTAGTCTTGTAGACAAACAATGGAGGAAACTCAAATTCCCTTATGATATCCACTCAATGCGTTGTGTGATTACGTTGCATGGACGACTTCACTATTGGGCAAGTGACGAAGATGATAACAAAGATGGAAACAATGAACTTCACGAGAGTATTTGGGGGCCATTATGTTGTCCTAGAAAATTAACTTATTTTGATCCCATCTCTGAAAAGTTTCATATGTTTCCGGTCCCTGAGCCAAAATCTGATCAAGAAGAGAACGTTATAGCTGGTTTAGGAGTATTAAATGAATGCCTTTGTATGACTCGTTTGCAGGATGATAAAAGCGTTGAGATATTGGTCATGAAGGAATATGGAGTAAAGGAATCATGGGCATCCTTATTTTTCATAAGGAACTTAGAAATAATGCCTTCTTGTGAAGATGCAGTACCCTTTTCCGTGATGGAGACCGGAGAAATAGTTTTGATAATAGACGGTCATCCCAAAAGAGTAGTTGTATACAATCCTAAAAATGATAATATGAGAGTCATTCTCGTTGAAGGAGAAGCAGAATATATTACCTATGAGGAAAGCTTGATCTCGCCAGAGGAATGCGACTACGACTGGAGTGAGCTGCAGGAATGTTTTCTAGTTTTCTAG